The Micromonospora sp. Llam0 genome includes a window with the following:
- a CDS encoding SDR family NAD(P)-dependent oxidoreductase, which yields MTPLVDGAVLVTGAGSGIGAATALQVAAAGAAVAVNDLDPAAAQVTADTVVAVGGTAYPVAGDVADPRAAATVVAAAVNRLGRLTGLVNNVGVVRGGALRSVSPDDWDAIMRIDCASALYCSQAALPAMTSGGAIVNISSLCGIHVAPGAGAYNAAKAAVIALTRQMALEWGPDGIRANAVAPGIVSGTNFSASSRDPQAAQRRGAAVPLGRTGSATDIAPVVVFLLGDAARYVTGQVIAVDGGLGVALQTLLPA from the coding sequence ATGACACCACTGGTGGACGGAGCGGTGCTGGTCACCGGTGCCGGATCGGGGATCGGGGCGGCGACCGCACTACAGGTCGCGGCGGCCGGCGCGGCGGTCGCCGTCAACGACCTCGACCCGGCCGCCGCCCAGGTCACCGCCGACACGGTCGTCGCCGTCGGCGGCACCGCCTACCCCGTCGCCGGGGACGTGGCCGATCCACGGGCCGCCGCAACCGTGGTGGCCGCCGCCGTCAACCGGCTCGGCCGGCTCACCGGTCTGGTCAACAACGTCGGCGTGGTACGCGGCGGAGCACTGCGGTCGGTCAGCCCGGACGACTGGGACGCGATCATGCGGATCGACTGCGCCAGCGCGCTCTACTGCAGCCAGGCCGCACTGCCCGCGATGACGTCGGGCGGCGCGATCGTCAACATCTCGTCGCTGTGCGGCATCCACGTCGCTCCCGGCGCCGGCGCCTACAACGCCGCCAAGGCTGCGGTGATCGCACTGACCCGGCAGATGGCGCTGGAATGGGGTCCGGACGGCATCCGGGCGAACGCCGTCGCGCCGGGCATCGTCAGCGGCACCAACTTCTCGGCCAGCAGCCGCGACCCGCAGGCCGCCCAGCGCCGCGGTGCCGCCGTACCGCTGGGTCGCACCGGGTCCGCGACGGACATCGCCCCGGTCGTGGTCTTCCTGCTCGGCGACGCCGCCCGCTACGTCACGGGTCAGGTGATCGCCGTCGACGGCGGGCTGGGCGTCGCGTTGCAGACCCTGCTGCCGGCATGA
- a CDS encoding aldehyde dehydrogenase, translating into MTVINRPADPTGLLRPGILIDGQWRDTGTGGRRDHVDPGTGRVQQSFALAGAAEVDEAVAAARAAAPGWRNWPTDRRRQVLSRLGDLIRANAADLAAINALEVGTPAALSYGRYTTGQTFFDYYAGWLDKAAGDALRMPGALDLTLLEPVGVVGAILTWNHPLANIQTTVAPALAAGCTVIVKPPEQAPFAALRFGRLCVEAGLPPGVVNVLPGGPAVGDALVRHPEVDKIGFVGGPATASRIQAAAAPTLKPLLLELGGKSASLVFPDADLDRACRFALLITANSGQGCTIPTRMFVHDDVYDEVLGRLLDGLRAVTVGDPFDPAARMGPLIDAAACERVVGTIDRARENNTGDLVLGGHRLGGELADGYYVAPTVFSDVDPHSELATEEIFGPVLSVCRFDGEAEAVEAANASRYGLAGYVHTRDVDRAMRVASALAVGNVGVNGAGAPAGPFAPFGGVKQSGYGKVGGLAGLLEFSRVKNVLLAIDE; encoded by the coding sequence ATGACGGTGATCAACCGACCGGCCGACCCGACCGGCCTGCTACGCCCCGGCATTCTGATCGACGGACAGTGGCGCGACACCGGCACCGGCGGTCGACGCGACCACGTCGACCCGGGCACCGGCCGCGTCCAGCAGAGCTTCGCCCTGGCCGGGGCCGCCGAGGTGGACGAGGCGGTCGCCGCCGCCCGGGCCGCCGCCCCCGGCTGGCGCAACTGGCCCACCGACCGGCGTCGTCAGGTGCTGTCCCGCCTCGGCGACCTGATCCGGGCCAACGCCGCCGACCTCGCCGCGATCAACGCGCTCGAGGTCGGCACCCCGGCGGCCCTGTCGTACGGCCGCTACACCACCGGCCAGACCTTCTTCGACTACTACGCCGGCTGGCTGGACAAGGCCGCCGGCGACGCACTGCGGATGCCCGGGGCGTTGGACCTGACCCTGCTGGAACCGGTCGGCGTGGTCGGCGCGATCCTCACCTGGAACCACCCGCTGGCAAACATCCAGACCACCGTCGCCCCGGCGCTGGCCGCCGGGTGCACGGTCATCGTCAAACCACCGGAGCAGGCCCCGTTCGCGGCGTTGCGGTTCGGTCGACTCTGCGTCGAGGCCGGACTACCGCCCGGCGTGGTGAACGTCCTGCCCGGCGGCCCGGCGGTCGGCGACGCCCTGGTCCGCCACCCCGAGGTGGACAAGATCGGGTTCGTCGGCGGTCCGGCGACGGCGAGTCGGATCCAGGCGGCGGCCGCCCCGACGCTCAAGCCGCTGCTGCTGGAGCTCGGCGGCAAGAGCGCGTCACTGGTCTTCCCGGACGCCGACCTCGACCGGGCCTGCCGGTTCGCGCTGCTGATCACCGCCAACAGCGGCCAGGGCTGCACCATCCCGACCCGGATGTTCGTCCACGACGACGTGTACGACGAGGTGCTCGGCCGGCTGCTGGACGGCCTGCGGGCGGTCACCGTCGGCGACCCGTTCGACCCGGCCGCCCGGATGGGACCGCTGATCGACGCGGCCGCCTGCGAGCGGGTCGTCGGGACCATCGACCGGGCCCGGGAGAACAACACCGGTGACCTGGTACTCGGCGGGCACCGGCTGGGCGGTGAGCTGGCCGACGGCTACTACGTCGCCCCGACCGTCTTCTCCGACGTCGACCCGCACAGCGAACTCGCCACCGAGGAGATCTTCGGCCCGGTGCTGTCGGTCTGCCGGTTCGACGGCGAAGCCGAGGCGGTCGAGGCGGCCAACGCCAGCCGGTACGGGCTCGCCGGCTACGTGCACACCCGCGACGTCGACCGGGCGATGCGGGTCGCCTCGGCGCTGGCCGTCGGCAACGTCGGGGTCAACGGGGCCGGCGCGCCCGCCGGGCCGTTCGCGCCGTTCGGCGGGGTGAAACAGAGCGGCTACGGCAAGGTCGGCGGGCTCGCCGGACTGCTGGAGTTCAGCCGGGTCAAGAACGTACTGCTGGCGATCGACGAATGA
- a CDS encoding MBL fold metallo-hydrolase, whose product MATGSDWMTPGAHPVADGVYRIPLPMPGDALRAVNVYAIEDDAGLVLVDAGWAVPAARKALEAALGDRGHDLAAIRRFLVTHLHQDHYSQAVAIRRETGVSIALGAGEQPSLEFMAAGTDEPYAAPLAQLRAAGAADLADQVKRLTSDAEQPELDWQPPDEWLSGEREVALSGRRLRALPTPGHTAGHYVFRDPQAGLLFAGDHVLPGITPSVGFEAVAAHRPLGRYLESLRAVRALPDALLLPAHGPVGDSVHRRVDELLAHHRDRLAEMAVAVGAGARTAYQVALTLPWTRRRRALDDLPPYHRMLAVNETALHLDLLAEQGRVAAHRVDGVTAYRPVT is encoded by the coding sequence ATGGCGACGGGGTCGGACTGGATGACGCCGGGGGCGCACCCGGTCGCGGACGGGGTGTACCGGATTCCGCTGCCGATGCCCGGCGACGCGCTGCGGGCGGTCAACGTCTACGCGATCGAGGACGACGCCGGGCTGGTGTTGGTCGACGCCGGTTGGGCGGTGCCGGCCGCCCGTAAGGCTCTCGAGGCAGCGCTCGGTGACCGTGGGCACGACCTCGCCGCGATCCGCCGTTTCCTGGTCACTCACCTTCACCAGGACCACTATTCGCAGGCGGTCGCGATCCGGCGGGAGACCGGGGTGTCGATCGCGCTCGGGGCGGGAGAGCAGCCGAGCCTGGAGTTCATGGCGGCCGGCACCGACGAGCCGTACGCCGCCCCGCTGGCCCAGTTGCGCGCCGCCGGTGCCGCCGACCTCGCCGACCAGGTGAAGCGGCTGACCTCCGACGCGGAGCAGCCGGAACTCGACTGGCAACCGCCGGACGAGTGGCTGTCCGGCGAGCGGGAGGTGGCGTTGTCCGGCCGCCGGTTGCGGGCGTTGCCGACACCGGGCCACACCGCCGGGCACTACGTCTTCCGCGACCCGCAGGCCGGGCTGCTCTTCGCCGGTGACCACGTGTTGCCGGGTATCACCCCGTCGGTCGGCTTCGAGGCGGTGGCGGCGCACCGCCCGCTGGGCCGGTACCTGGAGTCGCTGCGGGCGGTACGGGCGTTGCCGGACGCGCTGCTGCTGCCGGCGCACGGGCCGGTGGGCGACAGCGTCCACCGACGGGTGGACGAACTGCTGGCCCACCACCGGGACCGGTTGGCCGAGATGGCGGTTGCGGTCGGTGCCGGCGCACGGACCGCGTACCAGGTGGCGCTGACCCTGCCCTGGACACGACGTCGCCGGGCGCTCGACGATCTGCCGCCGTACCACCGGATGCTGGCGGTCAACGAGACGGCGTTGCATCTCGACCTGCTGGCCGAGCAGGGCCGGGTGGCGGCGCACCGGGTGGACGGCGTTACGGCGTACCGGCCGGTGACCTGA
- a CDS encoding polyamine aminopropyltransferase gives MSAVVVPTPGDGAGTGRRYARLARPAVLAAVFVCAACGLVYELALVALGSYLIGDTVGQASIVLGVMVFAMGVGALAAKPLQHRAVVAFAAVELILALLGGLSVLGLYAAFAWLDLYAPALVATAFVLGLLIGAEIPLLMVLLQRIRAQAAGSAVADLFAADYVGALLGGLAFPFLLIPFFGQLRGALLVGAVNALAGILLVGTVFRGDLGRRGRAGVALAATVVMATLAGAYLVAADFEVTARQQLYRDPVVHAERSRYQEIVLTRAVSPVADGSDLRLYLDGDLQFSSVDEYRYHEALVHPALAGRRDRVLLLGGGDGLALREVLRYPDVASVTVVELDPAVVALARAEPDIRALNGAAFDDPRVRLVHADAFAWLRGAPGVFDAVVVDLPDPDQTATAKLYSVEFYSLVRQALGPQGRMVVQAGSPYFAPRAFWCIEASVRHAGWTTRPYHVDVPSFGDWGFLLAVAEGDGDGPVPTPQLSAEAPALRFLGPEVLRAAQVFPPDRGPVPVEPSTLLDPRVLTYSRAAWRGY, from the coding sequence ATGTCGGCGGTCGTGGTGCCGACGCCGGGCGACGGTGCCGGCACCGGCCGCCGGTACGCCCGGCTGGCCCGGCCGGCGGTCCTGGCCGCGGTCTTCGTCTGTGCGGCCTGCGGCCTGGTGTACGAGCTGGCGCTGGTCGCCCTGGGCAGCTACCTGATCGGTGACACCGTCGGTCAGGCGTCGATCGTGCTGGGCGTGATGGTCTTCGCGATGGGCGTCGGTGCGTTGGCGGCCAAGCCGCTGCAGCACCGCGCGGTAGTGGCCTTCGCCGCGGTCGAGCTCATCCTGGCGCTGCTCGGCGGGTTGTCGGTGCTGGGCCTGTACGCCGCCTTCGCCTGGCTGGACCTCTACGCGCCCGCGCTGGTGGCGACCGCGTTCGTGCTGGGGCTGCTGATCGGGGCGGAGATTCCGCTGCTGATGGTCCTGCTGCAGCGGATCCGGGCGCAGGCGGCGGGTAGCGCGGTCGCCGACCTGTTCGCGGCCGACTACGTCGGTGCCCTGCTGGGCGGTCTGGCCTTCCCGTTCCTGCTGATCCCGTTCTTCGGCCAGTTGCGTGGGGCGCTGCTGGTCGGCGCGGTGAACGCGCTGGCCGGAATCCTGCTGGTCGGCACGGTTTTCCGGGGCGATCTCGGCCGCCGGGGCCGGGCCGGGGTCGCCCTCGCGGCCACGGTGGTGATGGCGACGCTGGCCGGTGCCTATCTGGTGGCGGCGGACTTCGAGGTGACCGCGCGCCAGCAGCTCTACCGGGATCCGGTGGTGCACGCCGAACGCAGCCGCTACCAGGAGATCGTCCTGACCCGGGCGGTGTCGCCGGTCGCCGACGGCTCCGACCTGCGGCTGTACCTCGACGGGGATCTGCAGTTCAGCTCGGTGGACGAGTACCGCTACCACGAGGCGTTGGTCCATCCGGCGCTGGCCGGGCGGCGGGACCGGGTGCTGCTGCTCGGTGGGGGGGACGGGCTGGCCCTGCGCGAGGTGCTGCGCTACCCCGACGTCGCCTCGGTGACGGTCGTCGAGCTGGACCCGGCGGTGGTCGCGTTGGCCCGGGCCGAGCCGGACATCCGGGCGCTCAACGGCGCGGCCTTCGACGATCCGCGGGTACGCCTGGTGCACGCCGACGCGTTCGCCTGGCTGCGCGGTGCACCAGGGGTGTTCGACGCGGTCGTCGTCGATCTGCCGGACCCGGACCAGACCGCGACGGCGAAGCTCTACTCGGTGGAGTTCTACTCGCTGGTCCGGCAGGCCCTCGGTCCGCAGGGCAGGATGGTGGTGCAGGCCGGGTCCCCGTACTTCGCGCCGCGTGCCTTCTGGTGCATCGAGGCGTCGGTGCGGCATGCCGGCTGGACGACCCGGCCGTACCACGTCGATGTTCCGTCGTTCGGTGACTGGGGTTTCCTGCTCGCGGTCGCCGAGGGTGACGGGGACGGGCCGGTGCCGACGCCGCAGCTATCTGCGGAGGCGCCCGCGCTGCGCTTCCTGGGCCCCGAGGTGCTGCGGGCGGCACAGGTCTTTCCACCGGACCGGGGCCCGGTGCCGGTCGAGCCGTCGACGCTGCTGGATCCCCGGGTGCTCACCTACAGTCGGGCGGCGTGGCGCGGCTACTGA
- a CDS encoding DUF350 domain-containing protein, whose amino-acid sequence MFRTLFVDLLLTLAYAGVGLVLMALGYLLVDLVTPGKLHELIWAQRNRNATVLLASNLFAVGTIVVAAIAAGENSFVTGLVGTAGYGLLGLLVMAVSFVLLDAVTPGRLGDILVDREPHPAVWVSATIHLATGAIVAAAIS is encoded by the coding sequence ATGTTCCGCACTCTGTTCGTTGATCTGCTGCTCACCCTGGCGTACGCCGGGGTCGGTCTGGTCCTGATGGCGCTCGGCTACCTGCTGGTCGACCTGGTGACCCCGGGCAAGCTGCACGAACTCATCTGGGCGCAGCGCAACCGCAACGCGACCGTGCTGCTCGCCTCGAACCTGTTCGCGGTGGGCACCATCGTGGTGGCCGCGATCGCCGCCGGGGAGAACAGCTTCGTCACCGGACTGGTCGGCACCGCCGGGTACGGACTGCTCGGCCTGCTCGTGATGGCGGTTTCGTTCGTGCTGCTGGACGCGGTCACGCCGGGCCGCCTCGGGGACATCCTGGTGGACCGGGAGCCGCACCCGGCGGTCTGGGTCAGCGCCACCATCCACCTTGCCACCGGTGCCATCGTTGCGGCGGCGATCAGTTGA
- a CDS encoding DUF4247 domain-containing protein: MTSRKWIVGGVVLALVGVIVSCCGLAAGTFSARGYVERSYARSVVDDIGSDAEGYRSDLPPRQVAQQLTRAFSPADQYTVGDRHYLRYGDDSVVILPIAAGSLILLERMTTAYPRYRSVVGNSWNWQRGSTIRGGGPGTGK, encoded by the coding sequence GTGACTTCCCGCAAATGGATCGTCGGTGGCGTGGTCCTCGCTCTGGTGGGCGTGATCGTGTCGTGCTGTGGGCTGGCCGCCGGCACCTTCTCCGCCCGCGGCTACGTCGAGCGCAGCTATGCCCGCTCAGTGGTCGACGACATCGGCTCCGACGCCGAGGGTTACCGCTCCGATCTGCCGCCGCGCCAGGTGGCGCAGCAACTCACCCGGGCGTTCAGCCCGGCCGACCAGTACACCGTCGGTGACCGCCACTACCTGCGCTACGGCGACGACTCGGTGGTCATCCTGCCGATCGCCGCCGGCTCGCTGATCCTGCTGGAACGTATGACGACCGCGTACCCCCGGTACCGCTCCGTCGTCGGTAACTCGTGGAACTGGCAGCGCGGCAGCACGATCCGGGGCGGCGGTCCCGGCACCGGCAAGTAA
- a CDS encoding DUF2617 family protein has protein sequence MLVALDAPYVDTSAAELSFALGLAERPALHVLELPLPGASGGARSNPPPPGPQPAGLLRLRLLGASHQVVLRTAGHDLVETLACLPGHPPDLPAVVDADDGYRFAARALRLSAGELAGRADRLRRQLTVDPHALVGVFPGSPDALTALHARIDGARISWRTWHAYPQTAELVETETVVTVR, from the coding sequence ATGCTGGTCGCCCTGGACGCACCGTACGTCGACACGAGTGCGGCGGAGCTCAGCTTCGCGCTCGGTCTGGCCGAGCGACCCGCCCTGCACGTGCTCGAGCTGCCCCTGCCGGGCGCCAGCGGCGGCGCCCGGTCCAATCCGCCGCCGCCCGGTCCGCAGCCGGCAGGGCTGCTGCGGCTGCGGTTGCTCGGGGCCTCACACCAGGTCGTGCTGCGTACCGCCGGCCATGACCTGGTCGAGACGCTCGCCTGCCTGCCCGGTCACCCGCCCGACCTGCCGGCGGTGGTGGACGCCGATGACGGCTACCGGTTCGCCGCGCGGGCGCTTCGGCTGTCGGCCGGCGAACTCGCCGGGCGGGCCGACCGCCTCCGCCGGCAGTTGACCGTTGACCCGCACGCTCTGGTCGGCGTCTTTCCGGGCAGCCCGGACGCGCTCACCGCGCTGCACGCCCGGATCGATGGTGCGCGGATCAGTTGGCGCACCTGGCATGCGTACCCGCAGACAGCCGAGTTGGTCGAGACCGAGACGGTGGTGACAGTACGGTGA
- a CDS encoding DUF4178 domain-containing protein has protein sequence MNGTIAYLVTGLGCLIATAGVVVAAIAVWQTRTRTGGSRKRPGGGPVDPFHTGDTDALRGDPRRLGPGDIVEIRAQSYAVRGSLHFAEGSWTWSEHFLDDARGDKLWLSVESDPDLELVLWRAAGPDLQHLQPGPPAVDVAGRRYRLDESGQARFTSVGATGLTPSGFVRYFDYTAPDNARLSFEGFGDSGRWEVGFGEVLHRAEVMIYPSAGEAPTAGKA, from the coding sequence ATGAACGGGACCATTGCTTACCTGGTGACCGGGCTGGGATGCCTGATCGCGACGGCTGGTGTGGTGGTGGCGGCGATCGCCGTGTGGCAGACCCGGACCCGGACCGGTGGGTCTCGGAAGAGGCCCGGTGGGGGACCGGTCGACCCGTTCCACACCGGTGACACCGACGCGTTGCGTGGCGATCCGCGTCGCCTCGGCCCCGGCGACATCGTGGAGATCCGGGCACAGTCGTACGCGGTCCGCGGCAGCCTGCACTTCGCCGAGGGCAGTTGGACCTGGAGCGAGCACTTCCTCGACGACGCGCGGGGCGACAAGCTGTGGCTCTCTGTCGAGTCCGATCCCGACCTGGAGCTGGTGCTGTGGCGGGCGGCCGGGCCTGACCTGCAACACCTGCAGCCCGGCCCGCCGGCGGTGGATGTCGCCGGGCGCCGTTACCGGCTCGACGAGTCCGGCCAGGCCCGGTTCACCAGCGTCGGGGCGACCGGGCTGACCCCCAGCGGCTTCGTGCGCTACTTCGACTACACCGCCCCGGACAACGCCCGGCTGTCCTTCGAAGGCTTCGGCGACTCGGGCCGCTGGGAGGTCGGCTTCGGCGAGGTGCTGCACCGCGCCGAGGTGATGATCTACCCCTCCGCCGGTGAGGCACCGACTGCCGGGAAGGCCTGA
- a CDS encoding dienelactone hydrolase family protein, whose protein sequence is MVPARTRAVVLFAHGSGSSRLSPRNRTVAGRLHATGLATVLADLLTKEEEQIDATTAQLRFDIALLSRRLTAVVDWVVEQPELDGLPVGLFGASTGAAAALSAAASRPERVGAVVSRGGRPDLAGTVLAEVRAPTLLLVGELDPQVAELNAAAAAALRAPHDLRVVPGAGHLFAEPGALDRVAADAAGWFDTHLR, encoded by the coding sequence ATGGTGCCCGCCCGCACCCGGGCGGTGGTGCTGTTCGCCCACGGCAGCGGCAGCTCCCGGCTCAGTCCCCGCAACCGGACGGTGGCCGGCCGGCTGCACGCGACCGGCCTGGCGACCGTCCTGGCCGATCTGCTGACCAAGGAGGAGGAGCAGATCGACGCGACCACCGCCCAACTGCGCTTCGACATCGCCCTGCTCAGCCGGCGGTTGACCGCAGTGGTGGACTGGGTCGTCGAGCAGCCGGAACTCGACGGACTGCCGGTGGGGCTGTTCGGCGCCAGCACCGGCGCGGCGGCGGCGCTGAGTGCCGCCGCCTCCCGGCCGGAACGGGTCGGTGCCGTGGTGTCCCGGGGCGGCCGGCCGGACCTGGCCGGGACCGTCCTGGCCGAGGTACGGGCACCGACCCTGCTGCTGGTCGGGGAGCTTGATCCGCAGGTCGCGGAGCTCAACGCGGCGGCTGCGGCCGCCCTGCGGGCACCGCACGATTTGCGGGTGGTGCCGGGCGCCGGTCACCTGTTCGCCGAGCCGGGCGCGCTGGACCGGGTCGCCGCCGACGCCGCCGGCTGGTTCGACACGCATCTGCGGTGA